One window of Candidatus Neomarinimicrobiota bacterium genomic DNA carries:
- a CDS encoding FlgD immunoglobulin-like domain containing protein, which yields FAIKVSEAVNVDRDQLLPQTFSLDQNYPNPFNPATTIGFGVPEVSHVKVNVYNLRNQIVRTLVDQNLFQGYHQVEWNSLDDQGKPMASGTYLVVLESGNYREVHKILMLK from the coding sequence CCTTCGCGATAAAAGTATCTGAAGCGGTTAATGTTGATCGCGATCAGCTGTTGCCTCAAACATTCTCCCTCGATCAAAACTATCCCAATCCATTTAATCCAGCTACCACAATAGGCTTTGGAGTACCTGAAGTCAGTCATGTCAAGGTTAACGTTTATAATTTACGGAATCAAATAGTTCGGACCCTGGTGGATCAGAATTTATTTCAGGGTTATCATCAGGTGGAATGGAATAGCCTGGATGACCAAGGAAAACCCATGGCCTCAGGCACTTACCTGGTGGTTTTGGAAAGTGGTAACTACCGCGAAGTCCATAAAATATTGATGTTGAAGTAA